In one Solanum dulcamara chromosome 1, daSolDulc1.2, whole genome shotgun sequence genomic region, the following are encoded:
- the LOC129902179 gene encoding protein CPR-5 isoform X2, translated as MDHPPPSQPVDPPPVPTDDDAMASEILPESSNSGVMKKKLKKKKKNKECATDPFDPQSSAACYSSSSCSATSFPQSTQRGIRVSTGRRNPRVIIGSGRQKSDNVEALALPLGMSIAAVLAQICTLAVRESLANVFGDQFESFVRNFEKSFHSTLMTLRLISESSMKSGVQQHNCAARTSVSERSVPFISNGVENVTCDPEFGEFQSESFQQSISDNELSDQEERSDGTCLESIGRQLTLYDRQVRQQLASASSSLISSNTEISQSVHRTLERSLTEQARSNDLKTFEIGLTMRKLQLKERQLALSSDANLLERVKLSFGFSKTSFKTEKFKNQVEDSKHAELLKICIDCLVAGLFIMLACLGYGTYVFSHKRITEATASCTPSMEHNSWWMPKSMSSINSGLQLLRCQAQVLSRMLFGAFLILAIAYLLVQRSATSNQTMPVTFILLLLGVGCGFAGKFCIDTLGGSGYHWLIYWETLCLLHFFSNVCISTLFLILHGPVTVSEKTMRDRTFPYWIRRSVFYTTLLLFLPLLCGLMPFAGPGEWKDHFSSLVLNAFITPVEF; from the exons ATGGACCACCCCCCTCCATCTCAACCCGTCGATCCACCGCCGGTTCCCACCGACGACGACGCCATGGCTTCCGAAATTCTACCGGAATCTTCAAATTCCGGCGtcatgaagaaaaaattgaagaagaaaaagaagaataaagaaTGCGCCACGGACCCTTTTGACCCTCAATCTTCCGCTGCCTGCTATTCATCGTCATCTTGTTCTGCGACGTCGTTTCCACAATCTACTCAAAGGGGTATCAGGGTTTCCACCGGTCGTCGGAACCCTAGAGTCATCATTGGCTCCGGCAGACAGAAAAGCGACAATGTTGAAGCCCTTGCACTTCCTCTCGGAATGTCTATTGCTGCTGTTCTTGCTcag ATTTGTACTTTGGCTGTCCGAGAGTCTTTGGCCAAT GTATTCGGTGACCAGTTTGAGTCTTTTGTGAGGAACTTTGAGAAATCGTTTCATAGTACCTTGATGACTCTCAGATTAATCAGTGAATCCTCAATGAAAAGTGGAGTACAGCAACATAATTGTGCAGCAAGGACTTCTGTATCAGAAAGATCCGTGCCTTTTATTTCCAACGGAGTAGAAAATGTCACATGTGATCCTGAATTCGGTGAGTTTCAATCGGAGTCATTTCAGCAGAGTATCTCAGATAACGAACTGAGCGATCAAGAAGAGAGAAGTGACGGTACATGTCTTGAATCAATAGGTCGGCAGCTTACCCTCTATGATAGGCAAGTAAGGCAGCAATTGGCTTCTGCTTCTTCAAGCCTGATTTCATCCAATACAGAGATTAGCCAATCTGTGCATAGGACTTTGGAAAGATCTCTCACGGAGCAAGCTAGGTCGAATGACCTCAAGACATTTGAGATTGGTCTTACAATGAGGAAGTTGCAACTTAAAGAAAGACAGCTGGCTCTCAGTTCTGATGCGAATCTTTTGGAGAGGGTCAAACTATCATTTGGTTTCTCTAAGACGTCCTTCAAAACTGAAAAGTTCAAAAATCAAGTAGAAGACTCGAAACATGCTGAACTACTTAAAATATGTATAGACTGCCTTGTTGCTGGTTTATTTATCATGCTAGCGTGTCTTGGATATGGAACTTATGTTTTCTCTCACAAAAGAATTACTGAAGCTACAGCATCCTGCACACCTTCCATG GAACACAACTCTTGGTGGATGCCCAAATCAATGTCATCTATTAATTCAGGACTGCAACTCTTACGGTGTCAGGCTCAAGTTCTCAGTCGCATGCTATTTGGTGCTTTCTTGATATTGGCTATAGCCTATTTACTTGTCCAGCGCTCTGCAACCTCAAATCAGACTATGCCAGTTACTTTCATTCTGTTGCTGTTGGGAGTTGGCTGCGGTTTTGCAGGGAAGTTTTGTATTGACACCTTGGGGGGCAGTGGATATCATTGGTTAATTTATTGGGAGACTTTGTGCTTGCTACATTTCTTTTCGAATGTCTGTATCTCGACTTTGTTCCTGATCCTTCATGGGCCTGTCACAGTGTCAGAAAAGACCATGAGGGATAGAACCTTTCCATACTGGATAAGGAGATCTGTGTTTTATACCACACTACTTCTTTTTCTCCCCTTGCTGTGTGGTCTGATGCCTTTTGCTGGCCCCGGTGAATGGAAAGATCACTTCTCTTCACTTGTCCTGAATGCTTTTATTACTCCAGTTGAATTCTGA
- the LOC129902179 gene encoding protein CPR-5 isoform X1: MDHPPPSQPVDPPPVPTDDDAMASEILPESSNSGVMKKKLKKKKKNKECATDPFDPQSSAACYSSSSCSATSFPQSTQRGIRVSTGRRNPRVIIGSGRQKSDNVEALALPLGMSIAAVLAQVLERKDAAREKISVDHLSEICTLAVRESLANVFGDQFESFVRNFEKSFHSTLMTLRLISESSMKSGVQQHNCAARTSVSERSVPFISNGVENVTCDPEFGEFQSESFQQSISDNELSDQEERSDGTCLESIGRQLTLYDRQVRQQLASASSSLISSNTEISQSVHRTLERSLTEQARSNDLKTFEIGLTMRKLQLKERQLALSSDANLLERVKLSFGFSKTSFKTEKFKNQVEDSKHAELLKICIDCLVAGLFIMLACLGYGTYVFSHKRITEATASCTPSMEHNSWWMPKSMSSINSGLQLLRCQAQVLSRMLFGAFLILAIAYLLVQRSATSNQTMPVTFILLLLGVGCGFAGKFCIDTLGGSGYHWLIYWETLCLLHFFSNVCISTLFLILHGPVTVSEKTMRDRTFPYWIRRSVFYTTLLLFLPLLCGLMPFAGPGEWKDHFSSLVLNAFITPVEF; encoded by the exons ATGGACCACCCCCCTCCATCTCAACCCGTCGATCCACCGCCGGTTCCCACCGACGACGACGCCATGGCTTCCGAAATTCTACCGGAATCTTCAAATTCCGGCGtcatgaagaaaaaattgaagaagaaaaagaagaataaagaaTGCGCCACGGACCCTTTTGACCCTCAATCTTCCGCTGCCTGCTATTCATCGTCATCTTGTTCTGCGACGTCGTTTCCACAATCTACTCAAAGGGGTATCAGGGTTTCCACCGGTCGTCGGAACCCTAGAGTCATCATTGGCTCCGGCAGACAGAAAAGCGACAATGTTGAAGCCCTTGCACTTCCTCTCGGAATGTCTATTGCTGCTGTTCTTGCTcag GTTTTGGAAAGGAAAGATGCAGCCAGAGAAAAGATATCTGTGGATCACCTCTCAGAG ATTTGTACTTTGGCTGTCCGAGAGTCTTTGGCCAAT GTATTCGGTGACCAGTTTGAGTCTTTTGTGAGGAACTTTGAGAAATCGTTTCATAGTACCTTGATGACTCTCAGATTAATCAGTGAATCCTCAATGAAAAGTGGAGTACAGCAACATAATTGTGCAGCAAGGACTTCTGTATCAGAAAGATCCGTGCCTTTTATTTCCAACGGAGTAGAAAATGTCACATGTGATCCTGAATTCGGTGAGTTTCAATCGGAGTCATTTCAGCAGAGTATCTCAGATAACGAACTGAGCGATCAAGAAGAGAGAAGTGACGGTACATGTCTTGAATCAATAGGTCGGCAGCTTACCCTCTATGATAGGCAAGTAAGGCAGCAATTGGCTTCTGCTTCTTCAAGCCTGATTTCATCCAATACAGAGATTAGCCAATCTGTGCATAGGACTTTGGAAAGATCTCTCACGGAGCAAGCTAGGTCGAATGACCTCAAGACATTTGAGATTGGTCTTACAATGAGGAAGTTGCAACTTAAAGAAAGACAGCTGGCTCTCAGTTCTGATGCGAATCTTTTGGAGAGGGTCAAACTATCATTTGGTTTCTCTAAGACGTCCTTCAAAACTGAAAAGTTCAAAAATCAAGTAGAAGACTCGAAACATGCTGAACTACTTAAAATATGTATAGACTGCCTTGTTGCTGGTTTATTTATCATGCTAGCGTGTCTTGGATATGGAACTTATGTTTTCTCTCACAAAAGAATTACTGAAGCTACAGCATCCTGCACACCTTCCATG GAACACAACTCTTGGTGGATGCCCAAATCAATGTCATCTATTAATTCAGGACTGCAACTCTTACGGTGTCAGGCTCAAGTTCTCAGTCGCATGCTATTTGGTGCTTTCTTGATATTGGCTATAGCCTATTTACTTGTCCAGCGCTCTGCAACCTCAAATCAGACTATGCCAGTTACTTTCATTCTGTTGCTGTTGGGAGTTGGCTGCGGTTTTGCAGGGAAGTTTTGTATTGACACCTTGGGGGGCAGTGGATATCATTGGTTAATTTATTGGGAGACTTTGTGCTTGCTACATTTCTTTTCGAATGTCTGTATCTCGACTTTGTTCCTGATCCTTCATGGGCCTGTCACAGTGTCAGAAAAGACCATGAGGGATAGAACCTTTCCATACTGGATAAGGAGATCTGTGTTTTATACCACACTACTTCTTTTTCTCCCCTTGCTGTGTGGTCTGATGCCTTTTGCTGGCCCCGGTGAATGGAAAGATCACTTCTCTTCACTTGTCCTGAATGCTTTTATTACTCCAGTTGAATTCTGA
- the LOC129902194 gene encoding protein HEAT INTOLERANT 4-like, which translates to MRKGTKRKAKEVVGKGKAKEAAETATTTQEQTEGTNKNEPGQTQLAPEKNKSVQEKQKEESPKKNDKVVVKRQAKRAKIVKPETEYFPDKRNLEDLWQEVFPVGTEWDQIDMVYQYKWNFSNLEDAFEEGGELHGQKVYLFGCTEPQLVFFQGQSKVTCIPVVVAVVSPFPPSDKIGINSVQREAEEILPMKQMKMDWVPYIPLEKRESQVERLKSQIFILRCTQRRAGLKHLKLERVKKFEYCLPYFYQPFAEDEFEQSTIVQILFPSEPPVFCEFDWEFDEPEEMADKFIESEELPADKKDEFVEFVKEKVKEGKRSNREAREARKKAIQEMSEEAKAAFQSMKFYKYYPVTSPDAPDVSQVKSPFINRYYGKAHKVF; encoded by the exons ATGAGGAAAGGTACAAAGAGAAAGGCTAAAGAAGTAGTAGGAAAAGGTAAGGCGAAAGAGGCGGCGGAAACCgcaaccaccacccaagagcaaACCGAAGGGACCAACAAGAATGAACCCGGACAAACCCAATTAGCTCCTGAGAAGAACAAATCTGTTCAAGAAAAACAGAAAGAGGAATCCCCCAAGAAAAATGACAAAGTTGTTGTTAAGCGACAAGCTAAACGAGCTAAGATTGTTAAGCCTGAGACTGAGTACTTCCCTGATAAGCGTAATTTG GAAGATCTGTGGCAAGAGGTTTTTCCTGTTGGCACAGAG TGGGATCAGATTGACATGGTTTATCAATACAAATGGAATTTCTCAAATCTCGAA GATGCATTTGAAGAAGGTGGAGAATTGCATGGACAGAAAGTCTACCTTTTTGGTTGTACAGAAC CACAATTGGTTTTTTTCCAGGGACAATCAAAAGTAACGTGTATACCTGTTGTGGTTGCT GTTGTATCCCCTTTTCCACCTTCTGATAAAATTGGAATAAACTCTGTTCAAAGGGAAGCTGAAGAGATACTTCCAATGAAACAGATGAAAATGGACTGGGTTCCGTACATTCCTTTGGAAAAACG GGAATCTCAAGTTGAAAGACTCAAATCTCAAATTTTTATTCTGAGGTGTACTCAGAGAAG GGCTGGTTTAAAACACTTGAAGTTGGAGCGAGTTAAGAAGTTTGAATATTGCTTACCTT ATTTCTATCAGCCATTTGCAGAAGATGAATTTGAACAGAGCACCATTGTGCAGATCTTGTTCCCATCAGAACCGCCT GTGTTTTGCGAGTTTGATTGGGAATTTGATGAGCCAGAG GAAATGGCAGACAAATTTATTGAGTCAGAGGAGTTGCCGGCAGATAAAAAAGATGAATTTGTG GAATTTGTAAAGGAGAAGGTTAAAGAAGGAAAGAGGAGCAACCGAGAG GCGAGAGAAGCCAGGAAAAAAGCTATACAGGAGATGAGTGAAGAAGCAAAAGCTGCATTTCAGAGTATGaagttttataaatattatccCGTGACCTCACCTGATGCTCCTGATGTATCTCAGGTCAAG TCTCCATTCATAAACAGATACTACGGAAAGGCTCACAAAGTTTTCTGA